One stretch of Lachnospiraceae bacterium oral taxon 096 DNA includes these proteins:
- the ugpC gene encoding sn-glycerol-3-phosphate ABC transporter ATP-binding protein UgpC encodes MASLSLKGIQKKYPNGYHAVKDFNLEIADKEFIIFVGPSGCGKSTTLRMIAGLEDISDGTLSIDGRVVNDVEPKDRDIAMVFQNYALYPHMSVYDNMAFALKLRKVPKDQIDAAVKNAAKILDLEKLLDRKPKALSGGQRQRVAMGRAIVRSPKVFLMDEPLSNLDAKLRVQMRIEISKLHERLGATIIYVTHDQTEAMTLGTRIVVMKDGVVQQVDTPQNLYNKPCNQFVAGFIGSPQMNFIDAIVEVSGEDVYLLTGTYRLKLPVAKAKTLIAAGYNKKTVVLGVRPEDIHDSEVFINSSPDSVIKSKIKVYELLGAEVFLYFDVDGAQMTARVNPRTTLRTGDEGVFALDMDKVHIFDKETEKAIVN; translated from the coding sequence ATGGCTAGTTTATCTTTAAAGGGAATTCAAAAGAAATACCCTAATGGTTATCATGCAGTAAAAGACTTTAATTTGGAGATTGCAGATAAGGAATTTATTATCTTTGTTGGTCCATCTGGTTGTGGTAAGTCTACCACTTTGCGTATGATCGCTGGACTTGAGGACATCAGTGATGGTACACTTTCTATTGACGGTCGAGTTGTCAATGATGTTGAGCCAAAAGACAGGGATATTGCGATGGTATTCCAAAACTATGCTCTCTATCCACATATGAGTGTATACGACAACATGGCATTTGCTCTAAAGCTTCGCAAAGTGCCAAAGGATCAAATCGATGCCGCTGTAAAGAATGCTGCAAAGATTCTTGACCTTGAGAAGTTGCTTGATCGCAAGCCAAAGGCTCTTTCCGGTGGTCAGAGACAGCGTGTAGCTATGGGACGTGCTATTGTGAGAAGTCCTAAGGTATTCTTGATGGATGAGCCACTTTCAAACCTCGATGCAAAGTTGAGAGTTCAGATGCGTATTGAGATCTCTAAATTACATGAGAGACTTGGCGCAACCATTATCTATGTTACTCATGATCAGACCGAGGCTATGACTTTGGGAACTCGAATTGTTGTTATGAAAGACGGTGTCGTTCAGCAAGTGGATACACCTCAAAACCTCTACAATAAACCATGTAATCAATTCGTTGCTGGATTTATCGGTTCCCCACAGATGAACTTCATTGATGCCATTGTCGAAGTATCTGGAGAGGATGTCTACCTTCTCACAGGTACATATCGCTTAAAGCTTCCTGTAGCAAAGGCGAAGACCTTGATTGCCGCTGGTTACAACAAAAAGACGGTTGTTCTCGGCGTTCGTCCAGAAGATATTCACGATTCTGAGGTATTTATCAACAGTTCACCAGATAGTGTCATCAAATCAAAGATCAAGGTATACGAGCTTCTCGGTGCAGAAGTATTCCTCTACTTTGATGTCGATGGTGCTCAAATGACTGCAAGAGTAAACCCTAGAACAACTTTAAGAACCGGTGATGAGGGTGTCTTTGCTCTTGATATGGACAAGGTACATATCTTTGACAAAGAAACAGAAAAGGCCATTGTCAACTAA
- a CDS encoding glycoside hydrolase family 13 protein, which yields MIREGIFSDETEDYVFPAEPEAGERMRIRLRVAGKDAEIVELVDIESGKHHSMEKVSENDDFVFYEAKLVMPEKFFRYYFEIHAAGQTLYYTEAGINEQLIIEGAFCIVAGFHTPEWAKGALMYQIFVDRFHRGDANNDVLDDEYIYLGIPTRHIVDWGEYPSTFDVGYFYGGDLQGVWDKLDYLQDLGVEVIYFNPLFVSPSNHKYDTQDYWHIDPHYGKIVEDGGELLEVDAQTNEYATKYMIRTANPKNLEASDALFAEFMQQIHKRGMRVIIDGVFNHCGSFNKWMDREKIYQKFAGYPPGAYTAQNSPYHNYFEFFDQKKTAWPDNKSYDGWWGNSTLPKLYYENSEKLVEEIMGVAVKWVSEPYCVDGWRLDVAADLGHSRELNHVFWRKFRQVVKEANPEAFILAEHYGDPSSWLDGRQWDSVMNYDAFMEPVSWFLTGMEKHSDQRKEELLGNGRVFFDMLNYAKAKMPMPAYMTAMNELSNHDHSRFLTRTNHVIGRLHQNGSRAAELGVDLSVLRQGVVMQMTLQGAPTIYYGDEAGVCGWTDPDNRRTYPWGKEDLSLIDFHRYINRIHTNSTALKRGSLIPLVAEKDLIAYARSYQREHVLVVIYTGELETEFEIPAWIGGFKRNQKVKRVILSDRFGYNVGALETEICDGILRVHCKAKSAMVYQ from the coding sequence ATGATTAGAGAAGGCATTTTTTCAGATGAAACAGAAGATTATGTTTTTCCAGCAGAACCAGAGGCTGGAGAACGAATGAGGATAAGACTGCGTGTAGCAGGAAAAGACGCAGAGATTGTAGAACTTGTGGACATAGAGAGTGGGAAACATCACAGCATGGAGAAGGTGAGCGAGAATGATGACTTTGTGTTCTATGAGGCTAAGCTTGTGATGCCAGAGAAGTTTTTTCGCTATTATTTTGAAATTCATGCGGCGGGACAGACACTTTATTATACAGAGGCTGGCATCAATGAGCAGTTGATTATTGAAGGTGCCTTTTGTATTGTGGCTGGCTTTCATACGCCAGAATGGGCAAAGGGTGCATTGATGTATCAGATCTTTGTCGATCGCTTTCACCGAGGAGATGCGAACAATGATGTACTTGATGATGAGTACATTTATCTTGGCATTCCGACAAGACATATTGTGGACTGGGGTGAGTATCCATCGACATTCGATGTGGGATATTTTTATGGCGGAGATTTACAGGGAGTTTGGGATAAGTTAGATTATTTACAAGATCTTGGAGTGGAGGTTATCTACTTTAATCCTCTCTTTGTTTCTCCTTCAAATCACAAGTATGATACACAGGACTATTGGCATATCGATCCACACTATGGAAAAATTGTTGAGGATGGTGGAGAGCTCTTAGAAGTAGATGCACAGACCAATGAGTATGCGACAAAATATATGATACGAACAGCGAACCCAAAGAATTTGGAAGCAAGTGATGCATTATTTGCAGAATTTATGCAGCAAATTCATAAGAGGGGGATGCGAGTTATTATTGATGGCGTGTTCAATCACTGTGGCTCATTCAATAAGTGGATGGACAGAGAAAAGATTTACCAAAAATTTGCTGGTTATCCACCAGGGGCCTATACGGCACAGAATAGCCCATATCACAACTACTTTGAATTTTTTGATCAGAAAAAGACCGCATGGCCAGATAATAAGAGCTATGATGGATGGTGGGGAAACAGCACTTTGCCAAAATTGTATTATGAAAACAGTGAAAAGTTAGTTGAGGAAATTATGGGCGTGGCCGTCAAGTGGGTGAGCGAACCATATTGTGTCGATGGCTGGAGATTAGATGTGGCAGCGGATCTTGGACATTCAAGGGAGCTAAACCATGTCTTTTGGAGAAAGTTTCGACAGGTAGTCAAAGAAGCGAATCCAGAAGCATTTATTCTCGCTGAGCACTACGGAGATCCGTCCAGTTGGCTGGATGGAAGGCAGTGGGACAGCGTGATGAATTATGATGCCTTTATGGAGCCTGTGAGTTGGTTTTTGACAGGGATGGAGAAGCATTCTGATCAAAGAAAGGAAGAGCTACTGGGCAATGGGCGAGTATTTTTTGATATGCTCAACTATGCAAAGGCAAAGATGCCAATGCCAGCCTATATGACAGCGATGAATGAATTATCTAATCATGATCATTCTCGATTTTTGACAAGAACCAACCATGTCATTGGAAGATTGCATCAAAATGGATCTAGGGCAGCAGAATTAGGTGTGGATCTGTCTGTATTGCGTCAGGGCGTGGTGATGCAGATGACATTGCAGGGAGCACCGACCATTTACTACGGCGATGAGGCTGGGGTATGTGGATGGACAGACCCAGATAATAGAAGAACCTATCCTTGGGGCAAGGAAGATTTGAGCTTGATAGACTTTCATCGCTATATCAATCGCATTCACACCAATAGCACGGCATTAAAACGTGGCTCACTGATTCCTCTTGTGGCAGAAAAGGATTTGATTGCCTATGCAAGAAGTTATCAGAGAGAGCATGTGCTGGTTGTGATTTATACTGGAGAGTTAGAAACAGAGTTTGAAATTCCTGCTTGGATTGGTGGATTTAAAAGAAATCAAAAAGTAAAGCGGGTAATATTGAGTGATCGATTTGGTTACAATGTCGGGGCATTGGAGACAGAGATTTGTGATGGCATTTTGCGTGTGCATTGCAAGGCAAAGTCAGCTATGGTCTATCAATAG
- the hpt gene encoding hypoxanthine phosphoribosyltransferase: MSYTIREMISEKEVDERIGEIAEAINRDYAGREISLVCVLKGGVMFMCELAKRITVPVTLDFMSVSSYGSGTESSGVVKIIKDLDETVEGREVLVVEDIIDSGRTLSYLLNMLRGRGAKSVRLCTLLERNDRRVVENIQVDYSGFKIPKAFVVGYGLDYNQKYRNLPYIGEVVFDQ, from the coding sequence ATGTCGTATACCATTAGGGAAATGATTTCGGAAAAAGAAGTAGATGAAAGAATTGGTGAGATTGCGGAAGCCATTAATAGAGACTATGCGGGCAGAGAGATTAGTCTAGTTTGTGTCTTAAAAGGCGGAGTGATGTTTATGTGTGAACTAGCCAAAAGGATTACTGTGCCAGTGACATTGGATTTTATGAGTGTGTCTAGTTATGGTTCGGGCACAGAGTCAAGTGGAGTGGTCAAGATTATTAAGGATCTGGATGAGACCGTGGAGGGGAGAGAGGTCCTTGTTGTGGAGGATATCATAGATTCGGGAAGAACACTTTCGTATCTTTTAAATATGTTGAGAGGAAGAGGTGCGAAGAGTGTAAGGCTTTGTACGCTCTTGGAAAGAAATGACCGCAGAGTAGTAGAGAATATTCAAGTTGATTACTCTGGATTTAAAATTCCGAAAGCGTTTGTTGTAGGCTATGGATTGGATTACAATCAAAAATACAGGAATCTCCCATATATTGGTGAGGTTGTATTTGATCAATAA
- the ftsH gene encoding ATP-dependent zinc metalloprotease FtsH — MKKERRQLRGISVLIIILLAAWLLFSLGNHISEEKLSHQAFLQEIQSKKIESVIVEQNPQTPSGAVVLKYSDSGLLKSKYYVSDVNQAIKELQDNHIDYTMNNVPQQSIFVTSVLPILISAGTIIVCMLMIQGRMGGAAGGAGRMNDFGKHRAKRSQDTKVTFADVAGLKEEKEDLEEVVDFLKDPSKYTALGARIPKGILLVGPPGTGKTLLAKAVAGEAGVPFFSISGSDFVEMFVGVGASRVRDLFQEAKQNAPCIIFIDEIDAVARQRGSGLGGSHDEREQTLNQMLVEMDGFGVNEGIIVLAATNRVDILDPAILRPGRFDRKVGVGRPDIGGREEILRVHSKSKPVGNDVDLHKVARSTVGFVGADLENLMNEAAILAAKQRRKFITQADIDQAFIKVGIGAEKKSKIISEKDRRITAYHETGHAILFRELKDCGVVHTISIIPTGLGAAGYTMPLPGDDQLFNTRNQMLHEIMVSLGGRIAEELVFDDVTTGASQDIKQATKLARDMVRVYGFSKKLGMVNYDSDGDDVLINRDFGHTKSYGEQTAALIDAEVKGIIDDCYQKARQIIESHRDVLEKCSALLLEREKIGFDEFEALF, encoded by the coding sequence TTGAAAAAAGAAAGAAGACAACTAAGGGGAATTTCTGTATTGATTATTATTTTGCTTGCGGCATGGTTACTCTTTAGCTTGGGCAATCATATCAGTGAGGAAAAATTGAGTCATCAGGCATTTTTACAGGAAATCCAATCAAAAAAGATTGAGAGTGTCATTGTGGAACAAAACCCGCAGACACCAAGTGGTGCAGTGGTTCTAAAGTACAGTGACAGTGGTCTGCTTAAGTCCAAATATTATGTATCTGATGTCAATCAGGCAATTAAGGAATTGCAGGACAATCACATTGACTACACAATGAACAATGTTCCACAGCAGAGCATTTTTGTGACCAGTGTCCTTCCGATATTAATATCCGCAGGGACAATTATTGTATGCATGTTGATGATTCAGGGACGCATGGGTGGTGCTGCAGGTGGAGCAGGGCGAATGAATGATTTTGGAAAACATCGTGCAAAGCGCAGCCAAGATACGAAGGTGACTTTTGCAGATGTCGCTGGATTAAAGGAGGAGAAAGAAGACCTAGAAGAGGTAGTTGATTTTTTAAAAGATCCGTCAAAGTACACGGCACTTGGAGCAAGGATTCCAAAGGGAATTCTTCTTGTGGGACCTCCGGGAACAGGTAAGACACTACTAGCCAAAGCAGTGGCTGGAGAGGCAGGTGTTCCGTTTTTCTCCATTTCAGGTTCTGATTTTGTGGAGATGTTTGTTGGTGTGGGTGCTTCTCGTGTTCGAGATCTATTTCAGGAGGCAAAACAAAATGCCCCATGTATTATTTTTATTGATGAGATTGATGCCGTGGCCAGACAAAGAGGCTCAGGGCTTGGTGGGAGTCATGATGAGAGGGAACAGACACTCAATCAAATGCTGGTAGAAATGGATGGATTTGGTGTCAATGAAGGGATTATTGTCCTTGCGGCAACAAATCGTGTGGATATTCTAGATCCTGCGATTCTTCGACCAGGACGATTTGATCGAAAAGTGGGCGTTGGGCGTCCAGACATTGGCGGAAGAGAAGAGATTTTAAGAGTACATAGCAAGAGCAAGCCTGTGGGCAATGATGTGGATTTGCACAAGGTAGCACGTTCTACCGTTGGGTTTGTGGGAGCAGATTTAGAGAACTTGATGAATGAAGCTGCGATTTTGGCAGCAAAGCAAAGGCGTAAGTTTATTACACAGGCCGATATTGACCAGGCATTTATTAAGGTCGGCATCGGTGCAGAAAAAAAGAGCAAGATTATCTCGGAGAAGGATAGAAGGATTACGGCATATCATGAAACAGGACATGCCATTTTATTTAGGGAGTTAAAAGATTGTGGAGTGGTCCATACCATTTCCATTATCCCTACAGGGTTGGGAGCGGCAGGTTATACCATGCCACTTCCTGGAGATGATCAGCTATTTAATACGAGAAATCAAATGTTGCACGAAATTATGGTCTCCTTGGGCGGTCGCATTGCCGAAGAATTAGTCTTTGATGATGTGACAACAGGGGCAAGCCAAGATATTAAGCAGGCGACGAAACTCGCAAGAGATATGGTGAGAGTCTATGGCTTTAGCAAAAAACTTGGCATGGTCAATTATGACAGTGATGGAGACGATGTGCTCATCAATAGAGATTTTGGACATACAAAGTCCTATGGGGAGCAGACAGCGGCATTGATTGACGCAGAGGTGAAGGGGATTATTGACGATTGCTATCAAAAGGCAAGACAGATTATTGAATCCCATCGAGATGTGTTGGAAAAATGCAGTGCGTTGTTATTGGAACGAGAAAAAATTGGATTTGACGAATTTGAGGCGTTATTTTAA
- a CDS encoding helix-turn-helix domain-containing protein — translation MQETLQNALHHFTKLTGLSLDISQIDPNNCTALIQKIEKVSDAYREKFSPHHLLYQMLIGQIPNEQILEVAKTLHMKSTQSRALFLIQLRSQTDISTLKLLRNLFPHQKLIAMDESLIALICDVEENTDAEILDHQAHLIVDAINTEAMLAVNVAYSLTFDSLFLLSFIYQQCQMALCIRQIFYAENSIICSEKLGLGKLIYSLPPQLCEHFLTEQFLDDARILDDADVQSMINTFFENNLNIAETARQLHMHRNTLIYRLEQIEKSCNLPIKDFRGAMNYQIALMIKNYLNYKEEENLYE, via the coding sequence ATGCAGGAGACATTACAAAATGCATTACATCATTTTACCAAATTGACTGGTCTGTCTCTCGACATCTCTCAAATTGACCCAAACAACTGCACTGCGCTCATTCAAAAAATCGAAAAAGTCTCGGATGCTTATAGGGAAAAATTTTCTCCCCACCATCTTCTCTATCAAATGCTCATCGGTCAAATTCCCAATGAACAAATATTAGAGGTTGCCAAAACTTTACATATGAAATCCACCCAGAGTCGTGCTCTATTTTTGATTCAACTTCGCTCACAGACAGATATTTCTACCTTGAAGCTCCTTCGCAATCTCTTTCCACATCAAAAGTTGATTGCTATGGATGAAAGTTTGATTGCTCTCATCTGTGATGTCGAAGAAAATACAGATGCAGAAATCTTAGATCACCAAGCACATCTTATTGTTGATGCCATCAATACAGAGGCAATGCTCGCTGTCAATGTGGCCTACAGCTTGACATTTGATTCTTTATTTTTACTTTCTTTTATTTATCAACAATGTCAAATGGCCCTCTGTATACGCCAAATCTTCTATGCAGAAAATTCCATTATCTGCAGCGAAAAATTGGGGCTGGGAAAGCTCATCTATTCCCTCCCACCACAACTTTGTGAGCACTTCTTGACGGAACAATTTCTTGATGATGCTAGAATACTGGATGATGCTGATGTGCAATCGATGATCAATACCTTTTTCGAGAATAATCTCAATATTGCAGAAACAGCACGCCAGTTACATATGCACCGAAATACATTAATTTATCGACTAGAGCAAATTGAAAAGAGTTGTAACTTACCGATTAAGGATTTTCGTGGTGCAATGAATTACCAAATTGCATTGATGATTAAAAATTATCTCAATTACAAAGAGGAGGAAAACCTTTATGAATGA